One stretch of Oncorhynchus clarkii lewisi isolate Uvic-CL-2024 chromosome 1, UVic_Ocla_1.0, whole genome shotgun sequence DNA includes these proteins:
- the LOC139410693 gene encoding centrosomal protein of 68 kDa, protein MALGVDRAFPASISPMESKGCRGQWKTRIPEIIRAGSTTTQHDKDGERGTGDRDRGGPRKSVTMAPTSRYMSDRRQYSMRKPLVTTTEQQTSILKKSYLQERPEKERQGEGSSNEAHHHGEFDFQTRWAEQKFPDNFNPSQANISTCSASREDFSTSLGVSDLRMGLSHEEPTFSSSYLGSRPGRRSLSSPPLEVRTFSTPLNSKWTSTLLSPLSPSYTPPSRPSRQRWTERKLDAGEVCQSRGGGREMYLNVGPSVGYSKGHSNPVLHTMSPHQANYWACAIPSSLPPSPDRRSSSWNPDKEYQALLDYTYPLRPGRVVGGWDTSDAGGGPLIQTDPNLQDSGIDLDRLCSSTSLSALDFSLTGTAGVGMARERRMPGIGQRSSELRGLSHPKSSDGCLSSSPLSSADPIGLSVESLDCSGGGGLDPLHRIEEGRYCHHGISSSTTFIRTTSVLPQPGCLRGGACDEEFWSLPEQLEELRGLSRQVREVTAQLSQPVTASWESLERGTTSVQSSMNLAEKQEAEEERKEREQNEKEEREGDEKQKEVSISEALQYFNKVSKVVHSGESSQAARNSGSRMEGGVAGRGVSRASLREVEAMVDQLSGLTLPEFQRGSQGEQGHRESLMQHIQTFCSNLEELIQWLYTVVERMEVLAPPSVDIESVKSSLADYKRFQREVNAHQPLTTSVLQTGELLLGCMTSTSPVLKETLGLIERQSRALETHSEHLFSSILSAMDSLTQPREPCGAEETGAGDTDSVEIQGTA, encoded by the exons ATGGCACTGGGAGTTGACAGGGCCTTCCCAGCATCCATCTCTCCGATGGAGTCCAAGGGCTGCAGAGGGCAATGGAAGACCCGGATTCCAGAGATTATCCGGGCGGGGTCAACCACAACGCAGCATGACAAAgacggggagagggggacaggggatAGGGACCGGGGTGGTCCCAGAAAGAGTGTTACCATGGCACCCACCTCCAGGTATATGAGTGACAGGAGGCAGTACTCTATGAGGAAACCGCTGGTCACCACCACAGAGCAGCAGACCTCCATCCTCAAGAAATCCTACCTACAGGAGCGCCCAGAAAAG GAGCGACAGGGGGAAGGTAGCAGTAATGAAGCACACCATCATGGCGAGTTTGACTTCCAGACCCGATGGGCTGAACAGAAGTTCCCAGACAACTTCAACCCCTCTCAGGCCAACATCTCAACCTGCTCAGCCTCCAGAGAGGACTTTAGCACCTCCCTAGGGGTGTCAGACCTCAGGATGGGTCTGTCACATGAAGAACCCACCTTCAGCTCATCGTATCTTGGCAGCAGGCCTGGCCGACGCAGCCTCTCCAGCCCACCCCTGGAGGTCCGTACTTTCTCTACTCCACTCAACTCCAAGTGGACCTCCACTCTGCTATCCCCCCTCTCGCCCTCCTACACCCCCCCGTCGCGCCCGtccagacagagatggacagagcGGAAATTGGATGCAGGTGAAGTTTGTCAATCacgtggaggaggaagggaaatGTATCTAAATGTAGGCCCTTCAGTGGGCTACTCCAAGGGCCACTCAAACCCTGTGCTCCACACCATGTCCCCCCACCAGGCCAACTACTGGGCCTGCGCCATTCCCAGCTCCCTGCCCCCCTCCCCAGACCGACGCTCTTCGAGCTGGAACCCTGATAAGGAGTACCAAGCCCTCCTGGACTACACCTACCCTCTGAGGCCAGGTAGGGTGGTCGGTGGGTGGGATACCTCCGATGCAGGGGGTGGACCTCTCATCCAGACAGACCCAAACCTCCAGGACTCAGGAATAGACCTGGACCGCCTCTGCAGCTCCACCAGCCTGTCAGCTTTGGACTTTTCCCTGACTGGCACGGCAGGGGTGGGGATGGCAAGGGAGAGGCGGATGCCGGGTATAGGTCAGAGGTCATCTGAGCTGCGTGGGCTCTCACACCCCAAGTCCTCAGATGGTTGCCTCTCCAGTAGCCCCTTATCCTCTGCGGACCCTATTGGTCTATCCGTGGAGAGTCTGGActgtagtggaggtggtggtctggatCCTTTGCATCGTATCGAGGAAGGTCGCTACTGTCATCACGGCATCTCCTCTTCCACCACGTTCATCCGCACAACGAGTGTCCTTCCCCAGCCAGGGTGCCTCAGAGGGGGGGCTTGTGATGAGGAGTTCTGGTCTCTCCCGGAGCAGTTGGAGGAGCTCCGGGGTTTGTCCCGgcaggtcagggaggtgacggCCCAACTCAGTCAGCCTGTCACAGCCAGCTGGGAGTCCCTGGAGCGGGGGACCACCTCCGTCCAGTCCTCCATGAACCTGGCTGAGAAacaggaggcagaggaggagagaaaagaacgGGAGCAGAATGAAAAGGAAGAAAGGGAGGGTGATGAGAAGCAGAAAGAGGTGTCTATTTCTGAAGCGCTTCAATACTTTAATAAAG TCTCTAAAGTGGTCCATAGTGGGGAATCCTCCCAGGCAGCCAGAAACTCTGGTTCTAGGATGGAGGGTGGGGTAGCAGGCAGGGGAGTGAGCAGGGCCAGTCTCAGAGAGGTGGAGGCCATGGTGGACCAGCTGAGTGGACTAACCCTGCCTGAGTTCCAGAGGGGGAGCCAGGGGGAGCAGGGGCACAGGGAGTCCCTCATGCAGCACATCCAG ACCTTCTGTTCTAACCTGGAGGAGCTCATCCAATGGCTGTACACTGTGGTGGAGAGGATGGAGGTGCTGGCTCCGCCCTCTGTGGACATCGAGAGTGTCAAGTCGTCCCTGGCGGATTATAAG AGGTTTCAGAGAGAAGTAAATGCCCACCAGCCTCTGACCACCTCTGTTCTGCAGACTGGAGAGCTTCTCTTGGGTTGTATGACCTCCACTTCTCCCG